DNA sequence from the Oncorhynchus nerka isolate Pitt River linkage group LG9b, Oner_Uvic_2.0, whole genome shotgun sequence genome:
AAATAAAGGGAGAGCTACAGTTTTCATTTGATTTCATGTTAATCGTGGGCAAATATTATTACGTGGTCAAATATTATTATTGATGTTGACAGTTAAATGCTGGCCCTTACTCAGAGGGAAAGAATGAATGACTTAGCTATTTTGAGGTAACACAACATTTCATTTTACAGTAGCCTTTCATACCAAACCCTTCAGAGTTTATTGGCAATTGAAAATGTGCGCTCTTACTTGCTTGGTGATCGTTCGACACATTACATTAAACTATCTCCTTCAAAGAAGAAACAGATGTGAAAGGCCTTCATACAAAATTATGTTATCAGTGAAAACTGATACTTTTATTTGGTCTTCACCCACATCTTCAATCACAAATAAATACTTGTGATTATTTGTTTTTATCTTCTCCAACAGATTGTTTTACTGTAGGGGAAAGGGCACCTTCATCAAAAAGGTCAGGTTCTGATGGAAGCTGTTTTCAAACATCAaaagattaaaaaataaatatataagaaAATACAATTGATTGATTGAAGGGAAACTGTCCAACATTTCCAACAACTCATTGGAAGTTGGAAATACAAGGTTCCAACTGGAAAATAACCACTTGAACAACTGTCCCAAGTTGGAATTCCAAGGGGGAAAGTAAGAGATGACGTTGATACCCCGAGTTTACAAGTTGTGACATTTCATCACTGACCTTTCACCTTTTCAACCAAAAGATGATCAAGCAAATTCATTGACAGTGTCAAACTTATCAATGTGGATAATGTAGCTAGTGTGACCATACTCtcaatgttagctaactttaTCATGAGCAACGTTAGATAGCTCATCTACCGAGCTAAAATCTCTTTGGTTgaatcattttttaaaacttgAACACAATCACGTCAAATTTCTGACTCATAACTgggagatttcccagttccgatgAGCATTTGAAGACAGCATTAATGTGCTTGCTGAAGGCCACACCGTTAGTGATATTCCTTATACTTATCTAGAATGCAAAGCATGCCTACCAGCTAACACTTTTTCAGTAGCTAAATAATTCCCCAAAAATGTAGGGGCTAATTAGTCACTACTATGAACGAAATTCAGAGGAAGACTTGGCCACCAAAAATCAAATGTAACTTTAAGACCGATTTGATCTTTTAAAAGATTATCACAAGACCAGTTCAAAACAAGTATTTAGCACCCTCAATGTGTCCAGCCAGATCCACCAGCTGAAGATGATTAAAGTCTAATCTAGGCAATCTAATCCAAACTATGAAAGCATCTTATTTTTCAAGATTCCAGTCCAATGAATTACCACACGTTTTACTGGGTTCATGGGTGTCTTATGCATCTCAGTGTCCATTCAGCCATGAAAGAAACCTGTATTCTGCTTcaatctcctcctccactctctccatcttGCCCTCTTCTCCGTGGGTATAAAAAGGACAGTTCTTTACCAGCTTCACTTCATCTGGAACCTCCAGCCTTATCAATCcaaactactgaaccacacacgGCCTGTGAGTATCATAACGGGGGTTTACCAACTTAAGTATCTGGGTATAGCATGTATCCTGCTAAATGTTGTATTACGGGAGATAACTCTAAGCAGTGATTTCAATCATCTAAAAACGGAAATGTCTTTGAAGGCCACTTAAATTCTTGCCAACTGTCAAAATGCCTCATGTGAAGGGTGCTATTCACCTTTTGAAAGGTGGTCCACTGAATGGCCCATTATTGTACTATTTCAAAAGCTGTTCATTTATACATTTTTGCCATGGAAATATTTGCTAAGGGAATTTAGAAAATGCAAAGGTATGTATTACATTTACTTATTCTTTATTTCAGAATCATGAGCAGGAATTACATGTCCAAGTATGATGAGATGCGTAAGGGAGACATCATATGGTCCAATAACAAGGAATACAAGGCAGTTTTCCAGGTAGGTTTAAAGTGTCTTAAAAGCTGCTATATGAATACATTTACAGATAGACAGACAATGTGTCATCTGCAGTCAGCTGAACTAAGGTAGTGTCTCCCAAACAGTTTGTGTGTTTGCACCTACTTAAAACCTTTCAAATTGCTGTGCATACCACAATCGTTTATCTCTCGTCTACACAGGAGGACGGTAACTTTGTCATCTATGGCTGGAGGCAGATGTGGTCCTCTGACACCGCCGGCCAGTGTGACGCCTACCGCCTGTGCATGCAGGACGACTGCAACTTTGTCATGTACAAGAGGGATAACAAGATGATGTGGCAAACCAAGAGCCAGGGTCAAGGGTTCAAGATGTGCCGCATGTACCTGCGCAACGACGGCAACCTGGTCGTTGAGAAGGATGGAGAAGAAATGTGGAACTCTTCTTCCTCCAAGGGCCACAAGCAGTGAATGTCCTGACCTCAACTGGCTCTGTCCTAAGGGTCATCAAGGAAGATGACTACTCACACTCTGTACCATAAATCAAATCCCTGTGTTCCAATATCCACATTAACATACCACTTAGAATTAAGTGATGTGCTGTGTATGAGTTATAAGTGGTATGCTAGTGTGTATATCAGAACATAGCCTGAAGGTATCTGACTCACAGTGAAAAGATTATGCAATAAACATTTTAAATGCCCCAAAACTTTCTTGTGAATCATATGTTTTTCAGTTCCTGATGCTTGTCCACATGATTTTTGAGCCCGATGAGAAATGAATCCTTCTTTCCATTAAGTAATCACTGGTCTGAAAAAGTTGGCAAGAGGAAAGCCTTAGGTTGCTAAGTTGGTCacactttattttgatagttCCCTATAGATTATCTCATTTGTTCACTTGTAGcttgctgtttggacagtcagtattccaaatacagatttgaaaaacaaaactgatttgagcattaaggcctgcagtgtgaacacAGCTTTGGACTCCCCGTGTCCAATCACTGTGGTTCAAACCAATTAAATACGTCAAGGAAAAGAAACAAGCTCTCTCTCGATGGTCCCACCTTCATGAAGTGAATTTCCAGCAAAGATCCAAATATGACAAGGAAGGAGCTTCCAAAAGAACAGAGTTAAGGTTCTTGAAAGCTGTAAAACAAGGCAGGCTCTCTTAACCTGACTGGCCTTCAAACCTGTCAATCACTTATCAAAATTCCAACCAATCAGGGTGCTTGGACGCACACCAGGGCTCTACCCCACACACCTCAAGAAGATGCAAATTGTGTAGTGATGGACTCTCACATGGTGGTTTTCTATCTTGAAGTGTTGTGCATCCATCAAACATAACCACAATCATATGAAACATCTTCAAATGGAAAcagatgtgagtgtgtgtgtgtgtgtgtgtgtgtgtgtgtgtgtgtgtgtgtgtgtgtgtgtgtgtgtgtgtgtgtgtggggggtgtttgTGGTGGTGACTATCAAAAGTACAGTGATGGGCCTCAACATCATGTTCTAACCGGACTGCACTATAGTGGGCAGAACCAAACCAATCAGCATTAATTATATAGTGGGTGAGGGAATATCCAGCCAACTGCTCAGACGAGCTCCAGCTAGCCTTTGTTTTTCATGGTCCTAGGTCTTGCCGGATTTAGCGACCAACAGTTTTTCTTCATGGTCCTTTGTATCGTCGGATTCTGACCTGCTATAGTTGATATGTTGAGATGCCCCAAAGAAGAGTCAAGAGACAACTGTAACCACCCGCCTCAGCCCACACCGCCACACAAACCCATCATGCACCTGAGGAAGGCCctacacatctctctcctctaatAGATCACCAGGCCTTCTCTAGTTGGAAGCTGCAGAAGGAATACGAGGACCTGCGTCATAAGCAGGAAGAGCTCACGAGGGCGTACTTTAGGCCCTCGTGGCCTGAGTAACCACCGTGGGAGCACCATTTCCACCGCTACTCTCCTGACTGTCACCTCTCTAGGCCCCCTTGGCTAGAGCCATCGTCATCGTCGCGGATCTACGTTGGGGCTCCTCCAGTCACAGCCTAGTTGGATCAGCCCCTTCCAGTCTTTCAAGTTCAGCCTGCGCCACAAGGACTCAGCCTGCTCCTGCTGGCCTGGCCCTGCCAACCCCTGCCTGGTGGGACATACCGGTCCCAGGCCTGTGGTCCCTGCAGTCCCCGCCTGCTAGTGTAGCGTGGTTCGTTCTGCGTTGTGTACTTTTAATTAGGACGCTGCCACAACTGGAGGTCTGCTAGTTGAATTATTTTTATTTGCCCTGCACACGAAGAGACAACACGCATTATGTTAACTCTTGGCGCGGTCCTAGCTCTCAGGCACCTTGCTAGCTGGACTTCATATGGTTGTTCCACCTCACTTCCATCAGCTGGGACTTCACCATCCTCTTGGAGTATCCTCCCAGAAAACTCAGGAAGGCCTGCTACCCAGTGGACAGTCCTGGCGTCACTCCCATCCATTTGGCTGGACTCTGCCGACATCTCAGAGGTCACGTCACCACTCGATAGAGATCTGTGACCCTCAGGTTCCTCCCACGAAGGCAAAGGCAGAAAGTTGACTGGCATAATCAGGTTCCTATGCACAGTTTTGATGCCTCCAGTGGTAGGGTGTTGGATACGATAtgtgttcagtgagctgttcttcATAGCCACTATGTACACCACACTCTCCCAGCGATCAGACAGTTTCTTCTTGCCCCTCTCCCCTTGTTAGCAAGTAGAACTCTGTCTCCCTTCTGCACAGAGTGACCCTTAGACCGTTTGTTGTAGACCTCGGCTTGTCTCTTTTGTTGCTTACTGGCATGCTGCTGGGCCACTGTCATGGCCTCTCTCAGATCCTCACCCAGAGACTGGACATACTTATCCACATCTACTGTGTCCCCATCCAACAGCACACTTTCAAACATAACATCTACCGGCAACCTAGGGGTGCGTCCGAACATCAAGAAGAAGGGTGGAAACCCAGTAGTCTCGTAAACAGTGCAGTTATAGGAGAATGTCAATGTGTTCAATATCTGAGGCCATTTAGCCTTGGACCTAGCTGGCAGAGCTCTAATCACCCCACCCAGTGTGCGATTCAgacgttctgcttgaccgttaccCATGGGATGATAAGGTGTCGTGTGGGACTTTTCAACACCAGATAGCTGAAGTAATTCTGCAATAAGTGAACTCTCAAGGTTAGCACCCCTGTCAGAATGGATACAATCAGCGAACCCATAAATGCAGAATAAATTATTCCAGAGAACATGAGTAACAGTCTTAGCAGACTGGTTTGGACATGGATACGCACAGGCCAGCTTAGTAAAGTGATCAGTCACTACTAACACATCAATAGACTTGTTGTTTGAATCTTCTGCAGTCCAGAAATcaatacacactggagaccaGTGGAGCTCTTGCTTCAGGCTCAGGTGCTTTACTCAACACACATCTCTTACAGTGGGCCACGTAATCCTTGACATCCTTCTCCATAGATTCCCAGTAAAACCGCTGTCTCGTGAGCCACAATGTGCATCATCATGAACTCCCTTCAACACAACGCCTCTCAAAGACACAGGTATGACATATTGGAATATTTTCTTCTTACTAACTGGGTGTTTTGAGACACGATACAGAATCCCTAACCGCGTGGTGAGTTTTCCCCACTGTCTTAGAGTATAAACTGTTTCTTCAGCTTCAAGGACTCGCTCTCTCCTGTCAGCTCTCTCCTAGATGGGCGCCGGCCTCTATCTACAAAGAACATGACTCTGCTGATGATAGGATCCAGTGACTGGTTATCATAAAGCTCGTTGTGTGTAGGGACAGGTAAAGGGCTCTGAACCATGGACATCAACTTCTCAAGGTGCTGCACATGTGAAACTTTGCTTTGGAGCGGACAAATGGCTCTCTGCTCAAAGCATCAGCAACAACATTCTTGGGCCCTGGTATGTACTGGATATCAAAATCAAAGGGTGCCAGCTTTGCAACCCATCTCTGCTCCCATGCATCAAGTCTCGACTTTGTAAGAATATATTTGAGTGGATTGTTGTCGGTCCACAGTAAACTTATGTCCTCGCAGCCAATGGCTGAATTTATCATGAATGGCCCATTTCATGGCTAGAAATTCCAGCAGGTGAGCAGTATACTTGGATTGTGCATGATTAAGAGACTTACTAGCAAAAGCTATTGGCCTGGCTACGGTCTTCCTATCTTGCACTTGGGATAGTACAGCTCCCAAACCACTAGTAGATGCATCAACAGAAAGTAAAAATGGCTGAGAGAAATTTGGATGAGCCAGCAGTGCCTGGTCAACTAGTGCTGTTTTCAAAGCTTCAAAAGCGAGTTGACATTCGGCAGTCCAGTCTGCAGCAGTGAGCCTGCGAGAGGGACCAGGCCTCTTTCTGCCCTTGGCAGTCCAGTCAGCAGCAGTGATACTGCGAGAGGGAGCAGGCATCTTTCTGCCCTTGGCAGTCCAGTCTGCAGCAGTGAGCCTGCAAGAGGGACCAGGCCTCTTTCTGCCCTTGCCTCTCCTAGGCTTTTTCTGACCTGTAGTCAACTGAAACAATGGCCTAGCAACCATTGAACAATTCTCAATGTAGTGTTGATAGTATACTACCATACCAAGGAAAGAACGGATGTTGCTAGGAGACGGAGTGACACCATCAGTTTCCATCATCTCACTCTGTCACATTTACAATGGTTTGAACCTTAGCAGGGTCAGTGGCTATGCCCTCCTGAGAAATGATGTGGCCCAAAATCTTAAAcgaatcaaaatattttttttatttgtatctgttattttaccaggtaaattgggaatttagccaggacaccagggttaacacc
Encoded proteins:
- the LOC115114837 gene encoding B-type lectin plumieribetin-like, which translates into the protein MSRNYMSKYDEMRKGDIIWSNNKEYKAVFQEDGNFVIYGWRQMWSSDTAGQCDAYRLCMQDDCNFVMYKRDNKMMWQTKSQGQGFKMCRMYLRNDGNLVVEKDGEEMWNSSSSKGHKQ